In one Cellulomonas sp. JZ18 genomic region, the following are encoded:
- a CDS encoding ribonucleoside triphosphate reductase — translation MPRPDQPAHAHAHPVVEVGSSVDEYLDRSDWRVNANANQGYSLGGLILNTAGKVIANYWLSHVYPREVGHAHREGDLHVHDLDMLSGYCAGWSLRRLLEEGLNGVPGKVDARPPRHFSAAIGQMVNFLGTMQNEWAGAQAFSGFDTYLAPYVRLDGLTYREVRQGVQELVHNLNVPSRWGTQTPFTNLTFDWVCPDDLKDQVPVVAGEPCDFTYGDLQPEMDVLNRAYMEVMTEGDASGRVFTFPIPTYNVTPDFDWDSPNADLLFTMTAKYGLPYFQNFVNSEMKPGDVRSMCCRLQLDLRELLKRGNGLFGSGEQTGSVGVVTVNCARLGFRFAGDEDGLHAELDRLLDLARTSLELKRSTIQRLIDEGLFPYTRRYLGTLDSHFSTIGVNGVNEMVRNFTRDAYDITDPRGHAMALRLLDRVRARMVEFQEETGHLYNLEATPAEGTTYRFAKEDRARFPGILQAGTDDHPYYTNSSQLPVGFTDDPFEALERQDELQTRYTGGTVLHLYMAERLSSPQACKELVRRALTTFRLPYLTVTPTFSICPRHGYLAGEHPQCPTCAEDDVVTVCEVWTRVMGYHRPVSSFNVGKQGEHAERVPFREPAPAGAR, via the coding sequence ATGCCCCGCCCCGACCAGCCCGCCCACGCCCACGCCCACCCCGTCGTGGAGGTGGGCTCGTCCGTCGACGAGTACCTCGACCGCAGCGACTGGCGCGTCAACGCGAACGCGAACCAGGGCTACTCGCTGGGCGGTCTCATCCTCAACACCGCGGGCAAGGTGATCGCGAACTACTGGCTCAGCCACGTCTACCCGCGAGAGGTCGGCCACGCGCACCGCGAGGGTGACCTGCACGTCCACGACCTCGACATGCTGTCCGGCTACTGCGCCGGCTGGTCGCTGCGCCGGCTGCTGGAGGAGGGGCTCAACGGCGTGCCCGGCAAGGTCGACGCGCGTCCGCCGAGGCACTTCAGCGCCGCGATCGGGCAGATGGTCAACTTCCTCGGCACGATGCAGAACGAGTGGGCGGGCGCGCAGGCGTTCAGCGGCTTCGACACCTACCTCGCGCCGTACGTGCGGCTCGACGGCCTCACGTACCGCGAGGTCCGCCAGGGTGTGCAGGAGCTGGTCCACAACCTCAACGTGCCGTCGCGGTGGGGCACGCAGACGCCGTTCACGAACCTCACGTTCGACTGGGTCTGCCCGGACGACCTGAAGGACCAGGTGCCGGTCGTGGCGGGGGAGCCGTGCGACTTCACGTACGGCGACCTGCAGCCCGAGATGGACGTGCTCAACCGCGCGTACATGGAGGTGATGACGGAGGGCGACGCGTCGGGCCGTGTCTTCACGTTCCCCATCCCCACGTACAACGTCACGCCGGACTTCGACTGGGACTCACCCAACGCGGACCTGCTGTTCACCATGACCGCCAAGTACGGGCTCCCGTACTTCCAGAACTTCGTCAACTCCGAGATGAAGCCGGGCGACGTCCGCTCGATGTGCTGCCGCCTGCAGCTGGACCTGCGCGAGCTGCTCAAGCGCGGCAACGGGCTGTTCGGGTCGGGCGAGCAGACCGGCTCCGTCGGCGTCGTCACCGTCAACTGCGCGCGCCTCGGCTTCCGGTTCGCGGGCGACGAGGACGGCCTCCACGCCGAGCTCGACCGGCTGCTCGACCTCGCGCGCACGTCGCTGGAGCTCAAGCGCTCGACGATCCAGCGCCTCATCGACGAGGGGCTCTTCCCGTACACCCGCCGCTACCTGGGCACGCTCGACAGCCACTTCTCGACGATCGGCGTCAACGGCGTCAACGAGATGGTCCGCAACTTCACGCGGGACGCGTACGACATCACCGACCCCCGCGGGCACGCGATGGCGCTGCGCCTGCTCGACCGCGTGCGCGCGCGGATGGTCGAGTTCCAGGAGGAGACCGGCCACCTGTACAACCTGGAGGCGACACCGGCCGAGGGCACGACGTACCGGTTCGCCAAGGAGGACCGCGCGCGGTTCCCCGGGATCCTGCAGGCCGGCACGGACGACCACCCGTACTACACGAACTCCTCGCAGCTGCCGGTGGGCTTCACCGACGACCCGTTCGAGGCGCTCGAGCGCCAGGACGAGCTGCAGACGCGGTACACGGGCGGCACGGTGCTGCACCTGTACATGGCGGAGCGGCTGTCGAGCCCGCAGGCGTGCAAGGAGCTGGTCCGCCGCGCGCTCACCACGTTCCGCCTGCCCTACCTGACCGTGACCCCGACGTTCTCGATCTGCCCCCGCCACGGGTACCTCGCGGGGGAGCACCCGCAGTGCCCGACGTGCGCCGAGGACGACGTCGTCACGGTCTGCGAGGTGTGGACGCGCGTCATGGGCTACCACCGCCCCGTGAGCTCGTTCAACGTGGGCAAGCAGGGCGAGCACGCCGAGCGCGTGCCGTTCCGCGAGCCGGCCCCCGCGGGGGCACGGTGA
- a CDS encoding anaerobic ribonucleoside-triphosphate reductase activating protein, producing the protein MTTVHPLPSRPPVAGAPGPQADTLAIAGLTRLSTVDWPGRLVATVFLQGCPWRCTYCHNSTILDPRTPGTVPWQDVRDLLTRRRGLLDGVVLSGGEPTRQVGVVAAAREVREAGFGVGLHTSGAYPARLPLLLPYVDWVGFDVKAPARLYRAVTRTGGGTTSADLAFASLRAVLDSGVDVQVRTTVDPTVLTADDVAELTAVLADLGVRDHVLQQVRPDGTTQEYRDALAAARGSSAALAGAAPG; encoded by the coding sequence GTGACCACGGTCCACCCGCTGCCGAGCCGTCCGCCCGTCGCGGGCGCCCCCGGGCCGCAGGCCGACACGCTCGCGATCGCCGGCCTCACGCGCCTGTCGACGGTCGACTGGCCGGGCCGGCTCGTCGCGACGGTCTTCCTGCAGGGCTGCCCGTGGCGGTGCACGTACTGCCACAACAGCACGATCCTCGACCCGCGCACGCCGGGCACGGTCCCGTGGCAGGACGTGCGCGACCTGCTGACGCGCCGCCGGGGCCTGCTCGACGGGGTCGTGCTGTCCGGCGGGGAGCCGACGCGTCAGGTCGGGGTCGTGGCGGCGGCCCGCGAGGTGCGCGAGGCGGGGTTCGGCGTCGGGCTGCACACGTCGGGCGCGTACCCCGCGCGCCTGCCGCTGCTGCTGCCGTACGTCGACTGGGTGGGCTTCGACGTCAAGGCGCCGGCCCGCCTGTACCGGGCGGTCACGCGCACGGGCGGGGGCACCACGAGCGCCGACCTGGCGTTCGCGTCCCTGCGGGCGGTGCTGGACAGCGGGGTCGACGTGCAGGTGCGCACGACCGTCGACCCGACCGTCCTCACGGCCGACGACGTCGCCGAGCTCACCGCCGTCCTCGCGGACCTCGGGGTGCGCGACCACGTGCTGCAGCAGGTGCGGCCCGACGGGACGACGCAGGAGTACCGGGACGCGCTCGCCGCCGCCCGCGGGTCCTCCGCGGCCCTCGCGGGCGCGGCCCCCGGCTGA
- a CDS encoding sigma-70 family RNA polymerase sigma factor, translating into MQQALATLPPRVRACMVLRHFDDLTVAQVAETLSLSVGAVKRYLSDGTRALEARLGPVVGRGGADASADHPDDTLVTTLATPRRSR; encoded by the coding sequence GTGCAGCAGGCCCTCGCCACGCTGCCGCCGCGCGTGCGGGCGTGCATGGTGCTGCGGCACTTCGACGACCTCACCGTCGCGCAGGTCGCCGAGACGCTCTCCCTGTCCGTCGGCGCGGTGAAGCGGTACCTGTCCGACGGCACGCGCGCCCTCGAGGCCCGCCTCGGTCCCGTCGTCGGCCGCGGCGGTGCCGACGCCTCCGCCGACCACCCCGACGACACCCTCGTCACCACGCTCGCCACCCCTCGGAGGTCACGATGA
- a CDS encoding sigma factor, which produces MTSWEDALDELVRTRGRALVGYAYLLTGDLREAEDLVQDALVRTFTRGRGTREVVSAEAYVRRAVLTTYVDGFRRRRHWAAIRHLSAVPETSPRTGRRRARSTSSRRG; this is translated from the coding sequence GTGACGAGCTGGGAGGACGCGCTCGACGAGCTCGTCCGCACGCGCGGTCGCGCGCTGGTCGGGTACGCGTACCTGCTGACCGGGGACCTGCGCGAGGCGGAGGACCTCGTGCAGGACGCCCTGGTGCGCACGTTCACCCGTGGCCGTGGCACGCGGGAGGTCGTGTCCGCCGAGGCGTACGTGCGCCGTGCGGTGCTCACCACCTACGTCGACGGGTTCCGGCGCCGCCGCCACTGGGCGGCCATCCGGCACCTGAGCGCCGTGCCCGAGACGAGCCCCCGGACGGGCCGGAGGCGGGCCCGGAGCACGTCGTCACGACGCGGCTGA
- a CDS encoding STAS domain-containing protein, translating into MDVQVEQEVVGARTVVHVAGEIDVASADLLRERLARTVAEGGTDLVVDLTGVTFMDSTGLGLLVGTLKRVRTAGGRMALVLAAEPLLKVFTITGLHQVFTIHPTLDEALAG; encoded by the coding sequence GTGGACGTGCAGGTGGAGCAGGAGGTCGTCGGCGCGCGCACGGTCGTGCACGTCGCCGGCGAGATCGACGTCGCCAGCGCGGACCTGCTGCGCGAACGGCTCGCGCGCACGGTCGCCGAGGGCGGCACCGACCTCGTCGTCGACCTCACCGGCGTGACGTTCATGGACTCGACGGGCCTCGGCCTGCTGGTCGGCACGCTCAAGCGCGTGCGCACCGCGGGCGGCCGCATGGCGCTCGTGCTGGCGGCCGAGCCGCTGCTCAAGGTGTTCACCATCACCGGCCTGCACCAGGTGTTCACGATCCACCCGACCCTCGACGAGGCCCTCGCCGGCTGA